The following coding sequences are from one Streptomyces venezuelae window:
- a CDS encoding TetR/AcrR family transcriptional regulator, which produces MDSQSPPARDQLAPRERILRTAYELFSQRGIRAVGIEEVVARSGVAKATLYRHFPSKDQLVLAFLARREQQWTLGRVVAGARNRGGTPEGRLLAIFDVFDEWFRGDDYDACTFINVLLEMGWKHPLGRASIQYLENIRSLVRGMAEEAGLRDSDGFARSWHILMKGSIISAAEGDRDAALRSKDMARMLIARHR; this is translated from the coding sequence ATGGACAGTCAATCGCCGCCTGCGAGGGATCAGTTGGCGCCTCGCGAACGGATACTGAGGACCGCGTACGAGCTTTTTTCGCAACGCGGAATCCGTGCTGTCGGCATCGAGGAGGTCGTCGCGCGTTCGGGAGTGGCCAAGGCGACCCTCTACCGGCACTTTCCCTCGAAGGACCAGCTCGTCCTCGCGTTCCTGGCCCGCAGGGAACAGCAGTGGACCCTGGGGCGGGTCGTCGCGGGTGCCCGGAACCGCGGCGGAACCCCGGAGGGCAGGCTGCTGGCCATTTTCGACGTCTTCGACGAGTGGTTCCGGGGCGATGACTACGACGCCTGTACGTTCATCAACGTACTGCTGGAGATGGGCTGGAAGCATCCGCTGGGGCGGGCGAGCATCCAGTACCTGGAGAACATCCGCTCTCTTGTCCGCGGCATGGCCGAAGAGGCGGGGCTGCGCGACTCCGACGGATTCGCCCGGTCCTGGCACATCCTGATGAAGGGGTCGATCATCTCGGCGGCGGAGGGCGACCGCGACGCGGCCCTGCGGTCCAAGGACATGGCCCGCATGCTGATCGCCCGGCACCGCTGA
- a CDS encoding methyltransferase: MSLNGPSTSASVTSATAGPAPAGSTSACGGRAPAVAMLRLLAGFQVSQALYVVARAGVADVLAAGPRPVAEAASATGVRTDLLRRLVRTLAAEHVFAFDADQDTVGLGPLGHTLCSDTDDSLRDVALMWMDTHYAPFAGLWSTLHDGVPAAERELGKPLFDWIAEEPERVEGFSAAMGNLLALRQDALDSLDLRKVHHLVDIGGADGTALAALARRHEWLWGTVFDLPHVVAGAEPVLRAAGVTDRVGTWGGDFFESVPPGADAYLACFILHDWNDDQCAVILDRIRRAAGSRARLFLVETVVGEGAAPEVAALLDLTMMGMLNGRERSRADWRSLLSGAGFRLDRVVATNGPMCVIEATSL; this comes from the coding sequence ATGTCATTGAACGGACCCTCCACTTCCGCCTCCGTCACTTCGGCCACCGCCGGTCCCGCCCCCGCCGGTTCCACCTCCGCTTGCGGCGGGCGCGCCCCGGCCGTCGCGATGCTCCGCCTCCTCGCGGGCTTCCAGGTCTCCCAGGCCCTGTACGTCGTCGCCCGCGCGGGCGTGGCCGACGTGCTGGCCGCCGGACCGAGGCCGGTCGCCGAAGCGGCCTCGGCCACCGGTGTCCGTACCGACCTGCTGCGGCGGTTGGTACGCACCCTCGCCGCCGAGCACGTCTTCGCGTTCGACGCCGACCAGGACACCGTGGGCCTCGGCCCGCTGGGGCACACGCTGTGCAGCGACACCGACGACTCACTGCGCGACGTGGCCCTCATGTGGATGGACACCCATTACGCACCCTTCGCCGGCCTCTGGTCCACGCTCCACGACGGAGTGCCCGCCGCCGAACGGGAGTTGGGCAAGCCGCTCTTCGACTGGATCGCGGAGGAACCGGAGCGGGTCGAGGGCTTCAGCGCCGCCATGGGCAACCTGCTCGCGCTACGCCAGGACGCCCTCGACAGCCTGGACCTGAGGAAGGTCCACCACCTGGTCGACATCGGCGGCGCCGACGGCACGGCGCTCGCCGCGCTCGCCCGGCGCCACGAGTGGCTCTGGGGCACCGTGTTCGACCTGCCGCACGTCGTGGCGGGCGCCGAGCCCGTGCTGCGCGCGGCCGGCGTGACCGACCGGGTCGGCACCTGGGGCGGCGACTTCTTCGAGAGTGTGCCGCCCGGCGCGGACGCCTACCTGGCGTGCTTCATCCTCCACGACTGGAACGACGACCAGTGCGCCGTCATCCTGGACCGCATACGCCGGGCCGCCGGTTCCAGGGCCCGCCTCTTCCTCGTGGAGACCGTCGTCGGCGAGGGTGCCGCCCCGGAGGTCGCCGCCCTGCTCGACCTGACGATGATGGGCATGCTGAACGGCCGCGAACGCAGCCGCGCGGACTGGCGGTCCCTGCTGTCGGGCGCGGGGTTCCGCCTGGACCGCGTGGTGGCGACGAACGGCCCGATGTGCGTGATCGAGGCGACGAGCCTGTAG
- a CDS encoding peptidoglycan-binding domain-containing protein, protein MPIQRTAATLLAAGLLAGTAVTGIAATASASTPSQATTPSAAPTTALAACAYYSNFGYYCGYDVNNTYADYGDRGNKVKEIQAILQYRGYNIGRHGVDGSFGGDTLKAVKTFLEPRRRRQGRSQDLGTPAGLRPHRANTALEQRHRSGAVRSYGHTMGPCRSARKPHLHIMGTNAARAGSSWRPPPPCSRCSPIPPGSTCCGCWPGERRT, encoded by the coding sequence ATGCCCATCCAGCGCACCGCCGCGACCTTGCTGGCCGCGGGCCTCCTCGCCGGGACAGCGGTGACCGGAATCGCCGCCACCGCGTCGGCCTCGACCCCGTCCCAGGCAACGACCCCGTCAGCCGCGCCCACCACCGCTCTGGCCGCCTGCGCCTACTACTCGAACTTCGGCTACTACTGCGGTTACGACGTGAACAATACGTACGCCGACTACGGAGACCGCGGCAACAAGGTCAAGGAGATCCAGGCGATCCTCCAGTACCGCGGCTACAACATCGGGCGCCACGGAGTCGACGGCTCGTTCGGCGGCGACACCCTCAAGGCCGTGAAGACGTTCCTGGAACCTCGACGACGACGGCAAGGTCGGTCCCAAGACCTGGGCACGCCTGCGGGGCTGAGGCCACACCGCGCAAACACGGCACTGGAACAGCGACACCGTTCCGGTGCCGTCCGGTCGTACGGCCATACGATGGGGCCATGCCGGAGCGCACGGAAACCTCACCTGCACATCATGGGCACCAACGCAGCCCGGGCAGGGAGCAGTTGGAGACCGCCACCACCGTGTTCGCGCTGCTCGCCGATCCCACCCGGCTCCACCTGCTGTGGCTGCTGGCCGGGGGAGAGGCGGACGTGA
- a CDS encoding ArsR/SmtB family transcription factor: protein METATTVFALLADPTRLHLLWLLAGGEADVTELASESEAARPAVSQHLAKLRLAGLVQARKDGRRMVYSLRDGHLRRLVTEALSHADHQVTGAPWHA, encoded by the coding sequence TTGGAGACCGCCACCACCGTGTTCGCGCTGCTCGCCGATCCCACCCGGCTCCACCTGCTGTGGCTGCTGGCCGGGGGAGAGGCGGACGTGACCGAGCTGGCCTCCGAGAGCGAGGCGGCGCGGCCCGCCGTCAGTCAGCATCTGGCCAAGCTGCGGCTCGCAGGGCTGGTCCAGGCCCGTAAGGACGGGCGCCGGATGGTGTATTCACTGCGCGACGGCCATCTGCGACGGCTGGTCACCGAGGCGCTGAGCCACGCCGACCATCAGGTCACAGGAGCGCCCTGGCACGCGTAG
- a CDS encoding MFS transporter: MRSVLRNRTYRRLFTAQLVALTGTGLATVALSLLAYDLAGADASAVLGSALAIKMVAYVGLAPLIGAFADRVPRRALLVSMDGVRAGTALVLPFVNQVWQVYVLIFLLQAASAAFTPTFQATLPEILPAERDHLRALSLSRLAYELESLLSPVLAAALLTTVTYSWLFAGTALGFLASAALVVSVALPAPRPVERGGGVHARATFGVRLHWATPRLRALLALDLVAAAAGALVVVDTVVLVREHLSLGADEVALALGAFGAGSMVAALLLPRALERFGDRGVMLPAGFLLGAVLASLTLGLGHGTRSWGGLLAAWALLGAGSSLVLTPAGGLIRRSAAPADLPAAFAARFALSHGCWLLTYPLAGWLAAAAGTTAAAATLTGLALVAATGAALLWPTHDPSRLAHVHTALPADDPHLADAHAGPHGWRHAHDYVIDVRHPKWPAPAHAPGRAGSY; the protein is encoded by the coding sequence ATGCGCTCAGTGCTGCGGAACCGCACCTATCGCCGCCTGTTCACCGCCCAACTGGTCGCCCTCACCGGCACAGGGCTCGCCACCGTGGCCCTGAGCCTCCTCGCGTACGACCTCGCGGGAGCGGACGCCTCCGCTGTCCTCGGCAGCGCGCTGGCGATCAAAATGGTGGCCTACGTGGGCCTCGCCCCGTTGATCGGCGCCTTCGCCGACCGTGTGCCCCGCCGCGCCCTGCTGGTGTCGATGGACGGTGTCCGCGCGGGGACCGCGCTCGTCCTGCCGTTCGTCAACCAGGTCTGGCAGGTGTACGTCCTCATCTTCCTGCTCCAGGCCGCGTCGGCCGCGTTCACGCCCACCTTCCAGGCGACGCTCCCCGAGATCCTGCCCGCCGAGCGCGACCACCTGCGCGCCCTGTCGCTCTCCCGGCTCGCGTACGAACTCGAGAGCCTGCTCAGCCCGGTCCTCGCCGCCGCACTGCTCACGACGGTCACGTACAGCTGGCTTTTCGCCGGAACGGCCCTCGGTTTCCTCGCGTCAGCGGCCCTGGTCGTGTCGGTCGCACTGCCCGCGCCGCGCCCGGTCGAGCGCGGCGGCGGCGTCCACGCACGGGCGACGTTCGGCGTACGCCTCCACTGGGCCACGCCCCGGCTGCGCGCCCTGCTCGCCCTGGACCTCGTCGCGGCAGCCGCGGGAGCCCTGGTCGTCGTCGACACGGTGGTGCTCGTCAGGGAGCACCTGAGTCTCGGGGCGGACGAAGTGGCCCTGGCCCTGGGCGCGTTCGGGGCCGGCTCGATGGTGGCCGCCCTGCTCCTGCCCCGCGCCCTGGAGCGCTTCGGCGATCGCGGGGTCATGCTGCCCGCCGGATTCCTGCTGGGCGCCGTCCTGGCCTCGCTCACCCTCGGCCTCGGGCACGGCACCCGGTCCTGGGGCGGACTGCTGGCCGCCTGGGCGCTCCTCGGCGCGGGCTCGTCCCTGGTCCTGACCCCCGCCGGCGGGCTGATCCGCCGCTCGGCCGCGCCCGCGGACCTGCCGGCCGCGTTCGCCGCCCGGTTCGCGCTCAGCCACGGCTGCTGGCTGCTCACGTACCCCCTCGCGGGATGGCTGGCCGCCGCCGCGGGGACGACCGCGGCGGCGGCGACGCTCACCGGCCTCGCACTCGTCGCGGCGACCGGGGCCGCGCTGCTCTGGCCGACCCACGACCCGTCCCGCCTGGCACACGTCCACACCGCCCTGCCCGCCGACGACCCGCACCTCGCCGACGCGCACGCGGGCCCCCACGGCTGGCGGCACGCCCACGACTACGTCATCGACGTCCGCCACCCGAAGTGGCCGGCCCCCGCCCACGCCCCGGGACGCGCCGGATCGTACTAG